In Crassostrea angulata isolate pt1a10 chromosome 6, ASM2561291v2, whole genome shotgun sequence, a genomic segment contains:
- the LOC128186726 gene encoding uncharacterized protein LOC128186726, which translates to MEEDGLDFALSRPLDIAEAGESLNEMSLTQTVEVYKVEEAEFADFEMFEGLDDFFDTNEEDKNRFGPLVEEEEIYSIKKSFESENTRKNTNWSLSTFLEWRKYRMEITGAFIPDLEKITNETEMNNLMTRFVLEVRRKDGNPYPPRSFYQLCVGGLNQVNVSPKVIKHIFSDTELYNIYKEYICLVLSVYDDGDSAGPFYRRALEGRKFSKQCIGVNKLSTMMKSMCEEGGLSGNFTNHSGKRTCATALYQAGVQEQEIMARTGHRSIESVRQYKRASDDMMKEVSTVLEPKRFRKSDEPTSTITTASLDSPRSMDIDNSASGPIFTNCTFNFGGF; encoded by the exons ATGGAGGAAGACGGACTGGATTTTGCGTTGTCTCGGCCTTTGGATATTGCCGAAGCTGGGGAATCCTTAAATGAAATGTCACTTACACAAACAGTTGAAGTTTACAAAGTGGAGGAAGCTGAATTTGCAGATTTTGAGATGTTTGAAGGGCTGGATGATTTTTTTGATACCAATGAAGAAGACAAAAATCGGTTTGGGCCATTGGTTGAAGAGGAGGAGATATATTCTATTAAAAAGTCGTTTGAAAGCGAGAACACGCGTAAAAACACTAATTGGAGTCTGAGTACTTTTCTAGAATGGAGAAAATATCGAATGGAAATTACTGGGGCCTTTATTCCTGACTTGGAAAAGATAACGAACGAAACTGAGATGAATAACTTAATGACGAGATTTGTCTTGGAAGTCAGACGAAAGGATGGAAACCCATATCCACCCAGATCCTTTTACCAGCTGTGCGTGG GTGGTCTTAACCAGGTCAACGTTTCGCCAAAAGTCATCAAACACATATTCTCGGACACTGAgttgtataatatttataaagagTACATTTGCCTTGTTCTCAGTGTATACGACGACGGGGATTCGGCTGGACCGTTCTACAGAAGAGCATTAGAGGGTAGAAAATTCAGCAAACAATGTATTGGTGTAAATAAATTGTCAACCATGATGAAATCAATGTGTGAAGAGGGCGGGTTGAGTGGTAACTTTACCAATCACTCCGGGAAGCGAACCTGTGCGACGGCTTTGTATCAGGCGGGGGTACAGGAGCAGGAGATTATGGCCCGCACGGGTCACCGTTCCATCGAATCTGTTCGCCAATACAAAAGAGCGTCAGACGACATGATGAAGGAAGTATCCACCGTGTTAGAACCTAAGCGCTTCAGGAAAAGTGATGAGCCTACCTCTACGATTACTACAGCTTCCCTTGATTCACCACGCTCCATGGATATTGACAACTCAGCCTCTGGACCTATCTTCACCAATTGCACATTTAACTTCGGTGGATTTTAA